A window of Pseudomonas monteilii contains these coding sequences:
- a CDS encoding potassium-transporting ATPase subunit B (One of the components of the high-affinity ATP-driven potassium transport (or KDP) system, which catalyzes the hydrolysis of ATP coupled with the exchange of hydrogen and potassium ions): protein MNLPVEPARESTPVVPVAQTHLSALWRPALWQAVVKLDPRQLRRSPVMLVVAVTALFATLLCLLPNDAVPVSVGVQIALWLWFTVLFANFAEALAEGRGKARADSLRAGSVDVQARRRTAQGTFESVSATTLRRGDVVRVDAGELIPGDGEVLEGIAAVDEAAITGESAPVIRESGGDRCAVTGNTRLVSDWLLVRITANPGESTLDRMIALVEGARRQKTPNETALDILLIGLTLIFLLVVVTLQPFAAFAGGALPLLFLVALLVTLIPTTIGGLLSAIGIAGMDRLVRLNVIAKSGRAVEAAGDVHVLLLDKTGTITFGNRRCTGLYAAPSVSKAELADVALLASLGDSTAEGKSVVTYVEQLGVVRHPQPPQATPVPFSAETRLSGLDLGERRYRKGAVDALLAYLGSTRAALPDSLAREIERIAQAGGTPLLLACDDRLIGAIELTDVVKPGIRERFDALRQLGIRTVMVTGDNPLTAAAIAAQAGVDDVIAEATPQKKLERIRQEQGQGRLVAMCGDGANDAPALAQADVGMAMNEGTQAAREAANMVDLDSDPTKLLDVVRIGKELLMTRGALTTFSVANDVAKYFAILPALFASLYPQLDVLNVMHLHSPQSAILSAIVFNALIIVALIPLALRGVRVRAASANSLLRRNLLIYGVGGLLVPFVGIKLIDLALTALHLV from the coding sequence ATGAACCTGCCCGTAGAACCTGCCCGTGAAAGCACCCCTGTCGTGCCCGTGGCCCAGACGCACCTGTCGGCGTTGTGGCGCCCGGCGTTGTGGCAGGCCGTCGTCAAGCTCGACCCCCGGCAGTTGCGCCGTTCGCCAGTGATGCTGGTGGTCGCGGTGACAGCGCTGTTCGCCACGTTGCTGTGCCTGCTGCCCAACGACGCCGTACCGGTGTCGGTCGGCGTGCAGATCGCGCTGTGGCTGTGGTTCACCGTGCTGTTCGCCAACTTTGCCGAGGCCCTGGCCGAAGGGCGCGGCAAGGCGCGTGCCGACAGCCTGCGGGCAGGCAGCGTCGATGTGCAGGCCCGTCGCCGCACGGCCCAGGGGACCTTCGAGTCGGTCTCGGCGACCACCCTGCGTCGAGGCGACGTGGTGCGGGTCGACGCCGGTGAGCTGATCCCTGGCGATGGCGAAGTGCTCGAAGGCATCGCTGCCGTCGACGAAGCCGCCATCACCGGGGAATCGGCGCCAGTGATTCGCGAGTCCGGGGGCGATCGCTGCGCGGTCACCGGCAACACCCGGCTGGTCTCCGACTGGCTGTTGGTGCGCATCACCGCCAACCCGGGCGAGTCCACCCTCGACCGCATGATCGCCCTGGTCGAAGGCGCCCGCCGGCAGAAAACCCCCAACGAAACCGCCCTGGACATCCTGCTGATCGGGCTGACGCTGATCTTCCTGCTGGTGGTGGTGACCTTGCAGCCGTTCGCCGCCTTCGCCGGGGGCGCCTTGCCGCTGCTGTTCCTGGTGGCGTTGCTGGTCACCTTGATCCCGACCACCATCGGCGGCCTGCTTTCGGCCATCGGCATCGCCGGCATGGACCGTCTGGTGCGCCTCAACGTGATCGCCAAGTCCGGGCGCGCCGTGGAGGCGGCCGGTGACGTGCACGTGCTGCTGCTCGACAAGACCGGCACCATCACCTTCGGCAACCGTCGCTGCACCGGGTTGTACGCCGCGCCGTCGGTCAGCAAGGCCGAGCTGGCCGATGTCGCCCTGCTGGCCTCGCTGGGCGACAGCACCGCCGAAGGCAAGTCGGTGGTGACCTACGTGGAGCAACTGGGCGTGGTGCGTCATCCGCAGCCGCCACAGGCCACGCCGGTGCCGTTCAGCGCCGAGACTCGCCTGTCCGGGCTGGACCTGGGCGAGCGTCGCTACCGCAAAGGCGCGGTGGACGCGCTGCTGGCGTACCTGGGCAGCACCCGCGCAGCCTTGCCGGACAGCCTGGCGCGCGAGATCGAGCGGATCGCCCAGGCCGGCGGCACGCCCTTGCTGTTGGCGTGCGACGACCGCCTGATCGGCGCCATCGAACTGACCGACGTGGTCAAGCCAGGCATCCGTGAACGGTTCGATGCCCTGCGCCAACTGGGCATCCGCACGGTGATGGTGACCGGCGACAACCCGCTGACCGCCGCCGCCATCGCCGCCCAGGCCGGAGTCGACGACGTGATCGCCGAAGCCACGCCGCAGAAGAAGCTCGAACGCATCCGCCAGGAGCAAGGCCAGGGGCGTCTGGTCGCCATGTGCGGCGACGGCGCCAACGATGCCCCGGCGCTGGCCCAGGCCGATGTCGGCATGGCGATGAACGAAGGCACCCAGGCCGCGCGCGAGGCCGCCAACATGGTCGACCTGGACAGCGACCCGACCAAGCTGCTCGACGTGGTGCGCATCGGCAAGGAACTGCTCATGACCCGGGGTGCACTGACCACCTTTTCGGTGGCCAACGACGTGGCCAAGTACTTCGCCATCCTGCCGGCCCTGTTCGCCAGCCTCTACCCGCAACTGGACGTGCTCAACGTCATGCACCTGCACAGCCCGCAGAGCGCGATCCTGTCGGCCATCGTCTTCAACGCGCTGATCATCGTCGCCCTGATCCCCCTGGCGCTGCGCGGCGTGCGGGTCCGGGCCGCCAGCGCCAACAGCCTGCTGCGACGCAACCTGCTGATCTACGGCGTGGGCGGGCTGCTGGTGCCGTTCGTCGGCATCAAGCTGATCGACCTCGCGTTGACTGCCCTTCACCTGGTTTGA
- a CDS encoding inorganic pyrophosphatase, protein MSYSKIPAGKDLPNDIYVAIEIPANHAPIKYEIDKDSDTLFVDRFMATPMFYPANYGFIPNTLADDGDPLDVLVVTPYPVAPGSVIRARPVGVLNMTDDGGGDAKVIAVPHDKLSQLYVDVKEYTDLPPLLIQQIEHFFANYKDLEKGKWVKIEGWAGADAAREAITKSAAAYKG, encoded by the coding sequence ATGAGCTACAGCAAGATTCCGGCAGGCAAAGACCTGCCGAACGATATCTACGTTGCCATCGAGATCCCGGCCAACCACGCGCCGATCAAATACGAGATCGACAAGGACAGCGACACCCTGTTCGTCGACCGTTTCATGGCCACCCCGATGTTCTACCCGGCCAACTACGGCTTCATCCCCAACACCCTGGCCGACGACGGTGATCCGCTGGACGTGCTGGTCGTCACCCCGTACCCGGTCGCGCCAGGCTCGGTGATCCGCGCCCGTCCGGTCGGCGTGCTGAACATGACCGACGACGGCGGCGGCGACGCCAAGGTCATCGCCGTGCCGCACGACAAGCTGTCGCAGCTGTACGTCGACGTGAAGGAATACACCGACCTGCCACCGCTGCTGATCCAGCAGATCGAGCACTTCTTCGCCAACTACAAGGATCTGGAGAAGGGCAAGTGGGTCAAGATCGAAGGCTGGGCCGGCGCTGACGCCGCCCGCGAAGCGATCACCAAGTCGGCAGCGGCCTACAAGGGCTGA
- a CDS encoding two-component system response regulator, whose protein sequence is MTLAPTVLVIDDEPQIRKFLRISLSSQGYTVLEAETATQGLGLSATRQPDLIVLDLGLPDRDGQDVLVELREWSATPVLVLSARASEAQKVQALDAGANDYMVKPFGIQEFLARVRGLLRQAGGREHTQAVVTVGDLRLDFSAREVTLDGRRLALTPREYAVLCQLARHPGRVITQRQLLADIWGATHQDDTHYLRVVVGHLRQKLGDASAAPRYLHTEAGVGYRLGDGETCG, encoded by the coding sequence ATGACCCTGGCACCCACCGTTCTGGTGATCGACGACGAACCGCAGATTCGCAAGTTCCTACGCATCAGCCTGAGCAGCCAAGGCTACACGGTACTGGAGGCCGAGACGGCCACACAGGGCCTGGGCCTGAGCGCCACCCGCCAGCCCGACCTGATCGTGCTCGACCTCGGCCTGCCGGACCGCGACGGCCAGGACGTGCTGGTCGAACTGCGCGAATGGAGCGCCACCCCGGTCCTGGTGCTCTCCGCCCGCGCCAGCGAAGCGCAGAAGGTCCAGGCCCTGGACGCCGGGGCCAACGACTACATGGTCAAGCCGTTCGGCATCCAGGAGTTCCTGGCCCGCGTGCGTGGGCTGCTGCGCCAGGCCGGTGGCCGCGAACACACCCAGGCCGTGGTCACGGTGGGCGACCTGCGCCTGGACTTCAGCGCCCGCGAAGTCACCCTCGACGGACGCCGCCTGGCGCTGACGCCCCGGGAGTATGCGGTGTTGTGCCAGCTGGCCCGACATCCGGGACGGGTGATCACCCAGCGCCAGCTGCTGGCCGACATCTGGGGCGCGACACACCAGGACGACACGCACTACCTGCGCGTGGTGGTCGGCCACCTGCGGCAGAAGCTCGGCGATGCGTCGGCGGCGCCGCGCTACCTGCATACCGAGGCGGGGGTGGGGTATCGGTTGGGCGATGGCGAGACGTGTGGCTGA
- a CDS encoding ATPase, whose amino-acid sequence MNTVLRPAISLLAALALLTGVAYPLLVGAIGRLAFTEQAQGSLVRNPQGQVIGSTPIAQAFTGDAWFQPRPSAGAFATVASAASNLATHNPALAQRLRDDAERLSGQGEGPVPLALLTTSGSGLDPDLPPDAALWQVKRIAAARHLDAAVLEALVRQQVRTPWVGPPVVNVLALNLMLQQRWPLMP is encoded by the coding sequence ATGAACACTGTGCTTCGTCCCGCCATCAGCCTCCTGGCTGCGCTGGCCCTGCTGACCGGGGTCGCCTACCCGCTGCTGGTCGGCGCCATCGGGCGCCTCGCCTTCACCGAGCAGGCCCAGGGCAGCCTGGTGCGTAACCCCCAGGGCCAGGTGATCGGTTCGACGCCGATCGCCCAGGCGTTCACCGGCGATGCCTGGTTCCAGCCCCGACCTTCGGCAGGCGCCTTCGCCACCGTCGCCAGCGCCGCCAGCAACCTGGCCACCCATAACCCGGCGCTGGCCCAGCGCCTGCGTGACGATGCCGAACGCCTGAGCGGGCAGGGCGAAGGGCCGGTGCCGCTGGCCTTGCTGACCACCTCCGGCAGTGGTCTGGACCCGGACCTTCCGCCGGACGCGGCGTTGTGGCAGGTTAAGCGCATCGCCGCTGCCCGCCACCTGGACGCCGCCGTGCTGGAAGCCCTGGTGCGCCAGCAGGTGCGCACGCCGTGGGTCGGCCCGCCGGTGGTCAACGTGCTGGCCTTGAACCTGATGCTGCAGCAACGCTGGCCCCTGATGCCCTGA
- a CDS encoding histidine kinase → MKDAARADALLAALSDGRGRLKVYLGASAGVGKTCALLRTAHDLQRQGVRVRVGWVETHGRAETEALLVGLPMQPRVRRPYRDRTLEALDLDALLAARPQVALVDELAHSNAPGSRHAKRWQDVRELLAAGIDVHTTLNVQHLESLNDQVHGITGVRVQETVPDWVVLEAHELVLIDLPPRELLERLRAGKVYMPEQARAAIEAFFVPTHLAALRELAMQVAAAHVEGDVAQGYRQQGLPLPQGRGRLLVAVQGDAQAERLVRHASRVAERRHLPWALVHVDTGRGLDDAHRQRLMAAQRLAERLGGEVVRLRAHDVADALLQHAAQRRATVLLLAAARRRLWGLGLPGRLLGRAKGLEVAVLDREAADASRTRRWRPATRRRYLALAVLVSALAAALSWGLSTWLALPNISLVFLAGVLVVAVIGGLGPALLSAGLSFLLYDFLFITPLYSFSVDLQEDVLTLLFFLFMATVTGNLATAQRRQLLALRDTQAHTDELLDLSGHLAAASDREAVLAAARRHFEGWTDVHVTVHGQDPHGALDLPSSRAEVDRATAQWAWKHGQAAGQGTGTLPASQAWWWPLCVEGGSVGLLGLWPKAGQPIPEARRRLAMALGQPLGQALARAALAEELEAARLLGETETLRSALLASVSHDLRTPLTAMRGSLESLQLFGETLDQADRDALLEGTRLECERLDRYIQNLLDMTRLGHGALSLARDWVAPADIVACAVQRLQAVLAPVRLRLELPEGLPLLYAHPALIEQALVNVLENAARFSPPQGQVVVSVTVEGDRLGLSVSDQGPGIPPEERAKVFDLFYTASRGDRGGQGTGLGLAICQGMVGAHGGQVSVEAGPDGQGTCITLHLPLHPQPAEETPA, encoded by the coding sequence ATGAAGGATGCGGCTCGCGCCGACGCGCTGCTGGCGGCCCTGTCCGATGGCCGGGGCCGCCTGAAGGTGTACCTGGGCGCCAGCGCCGGTGTCGGCAAGACCTGCGCCCTGCTGCGCACCGCCCATGACCTGCAACGCCAGGGCGTTCGGGTACGGGTCGGCTGGGTCGAGACCCATGGTCGCGCCGAGACCGAAGCCTTGCTGGTGGGGCTGCCTATGCAGCCACGCGTGCGACGGCCTTATCGCGACCGGACCCTCGAAGCGCTGGACCTCGACGCCCTGCTGGCGGCCCGACCCCAGGTGGCGCTGGTGGACGAACTGGCGCACAGCAATGCACCGGGCAGCCGGCATGCCAAGCGCTGGCAGGATGTCCGCGAATTGCTGGCTGCCGGCATCGACGTGCACACCACCCTCAACGTCCAGCACCTGGAAAGCCTCAACGACCAGGTTCACGGCATCACCGGCGTGCGTGTCCAGGAGACCGTGCCGGACTGGGTGGTGCTGGAGGCGCACGAGCTGGTGCTGATCGACCTGCCACCCCGTGAGCTGCTGGAGCGCCTGCGGGCCGGCAAGGTGTACATGCCCGAGCAGGCCCGCGCGGCCATCGAGGCGTTCTTCGTGCCGACCCACCTGGCCGCATTGCGCGAACTGGCGATGCAGGTCGCCGCGGCCCACGTCGAAGGCGATGTCGCCCAAGGCTATCGCCAGCAGGGGCTGCCGTTGCCGCAAGGGCGGGGGCGGCTGCTGGTGGCGGTCCAGGGCGATGCGCAGGCCGAGCGCCTGGTTCGTCACGCCAGCCGGGTCGCCGAGCGTCGCCACCTGCCCTGGGCGCTGGTGCACGTCGATACCGGTCGTGGCCTGGACGACGCGCATCGGCAACGGCTGATGGCGGCGCAGCGCCTGGCCGAGCGGCTGGGCGGCGAGGTGGTCCGGCTGCGCGCCCACGACGTGGCCGATGCCTTGCTCCAGCATGCCGCCCAACGCCGGGCCACGGTGCTGTTGCTGGCCGCCGCACGGCGTCGCCTCTGGGGGCTGGGCCTGCCAGGTCGCTTGCTGGGCCGGGCCAAGGGGCTGGAAGTCGCCGTGCTCGACCGCGAGGCCGCAGACGCGTCCCGGACACGGCGCTGGCGTCCGGCCACCCGACGCCGGTATCTGGCCCTGGCGGTGCTGGTCTCGGCCCTGGCGGCCGCGCTGTCCTGGGGGCTCTCCACCTGGCTGGCGCTGCCCAACATCTCCCTGGTGTTCCTGGCCGGTGTCCTGGTGGTCGCGGTGATCGGCGGCCTCGGGCCGGCGCTGCTGAGCGCGGGGCTGTCGTTCCTGCTCTACGATTTCCTGTTCATCACGCCGTTGTATTCGTTCTCGGTGGACCTGCAGGAAGACGTGCTGACCTTGCTGTTCTTCCTGTTCATGGCGACCGTGACCGGCAACCTGGCCACTGCTCAGCGCCGGCAGTTGCTGGCGCTGCGCGACACCCAGGCGCACACCGACGAACTGCTCGACCTGTCCGGTCACCTGGCCGCCGCCAGTGACCGTGAGGCGGTTCTGGCGGCAGCGCGCCGGCACTTCGAGGGCTGGACCGACGTGCACGTCACCGTCCATGGACAGGACCCCCATGGGGCGCTCGACCTGCCCTCGAGCCGTGCCGAGGTCGACCGCGCCACCGCGCAATGGGCCTGGAAGCACGGGCAGGCGGCCGGCCAGGGCACCGGCACGCTGCCCGCCAGCCAGGCCTGGTGGTGGCCCTTGTGCGTCGAGGGCGGCAGCGTCGGCCTGCTCGGCCTGTGGCCGAAGGCAGGTCAGCCGATACCCGAGGCACGACGACGCCTGGCCATGGCGCTGGGCCAGCCTTTGGGCCAGGCGCTGGCCCGCGCGGCCCTGGCCGAAGAGCTGGAGGCCGCCCGCTTGCTGGGCGAAACCGAAACCTTGCGCAGCGCCTTGCTGGCCTCGGTCTCCCATGACCTGCGCACCCCGCTGACCGCCATGCGTGGCAGCCTGGAGAGCCTGCAACTGTTCGGCGAGACCCTGGATCAGGCCGATCGCGACGCCCTGCTCGAAGGCACGCGCCTGGAGTGCGAGCGGCTCGACCGCTACATCCAGAACCTGCTGGACATGACCCGCCTGGGCCACGGCGCGCTCAGTCTGGCCCGCGACTGGGTCGCGCCGGCCGACATCGTGGCCTGCGCGGTGCAGCGCCTGCAGGCGGTCCTGGCGCCCGTGCGCCTGCGGCTCGAGCTGCCCGAGGGGTTGCCGCTGCTCTATGCGCACCCGGCGCTGATCGAGCAGGCCCTGGTCAACGTCCTGGAGAACGCCGCACGCTTCTCCCCACCCCAGGGGCAGGTGGTGGTGTCGGTCACCGTCGAAGGCGACCGGCTCGGGCTCTCGGTCAGCGACCAGGGCCCCGGCATTCCGCCCGAGGAACGGGCCAAGGTCTTCGACCTGTTCTACACCGCCAGCCGTGGCGATCGCGGCGGGCAGGGCACCGGGCTGGGCCTGGCCATCTGCCAGGGCATGGTGGGCGCCCACGGTGGGCAGGTCAGCGTCGAGGCCGGACCGGACGGGCAGGGCACCTGCATCACGCTACACTTGCCGCTTCACCCTCAGCCGGCCGAAGAGACCCCCGCATGA
- a CDS encoding ethanolamine ammonia-lyase, which yields MDNTPANPWSSLRNLTSARIALGRVGTSLPTQAQLDFQFAHAQARDAVHLPFDHATLRDALAQQGRPSLSLHSAAHDRDQYLQRPDLGRRLDEASVATLEEHARSHPDAVDLAVVIADGLSALAVHRHALPLLARFEEQAASEGWSMAPVALVEQGRVAVADEIGERLRARMTVMLIGERPGLSSPDSLGIYFTYGPRAGLTDAYRNCISNVRLEGLSYGLAAHRLLYLMREACVRQLSGVKLKDEAQLQQVEGDATRPAGNFLLE from the coding sequence ATGGACAACACGCCTGCGAACCCTTGGTCATCGCTGCGCAACCTGACCTCGGCGCGCATCGCCCTGGGCCGGGTCGGCACCAGCCTGCCGACCCAGGCGCAACTGGACTTCCAGTTCGCCCACGCCCAGGCGCGCGATGCGGTGCACCTGCCGTTCGACCACGCCACGCTGCGCGATGCCCTGGCACAACAGGGGCGGCCCAGTCTGTCGCTGCACAGCGCCGCCCACGACCGCGACCAGTACCTGCAACGCCCGGACCTGGGCAGGCGTCTGGACGAAGCGTCGGTGGCCACGCTGGAGGAACACGCCCGCTCGCACCCGGACGCCGTCGACCTGGCGGTGGTGATCGCCGACGGTCTGTCGGCCCTGGCGGTGCATCGTCACGCCCTGCCCTTGCTGGCGCGCTTCGAGGAGCAGGCGGCGAGCGAAGGCTGGTCGATGGCACCCGTGGCGCTGGTGGAACAAGGCCGCGTGGCCGTGGCCGACGAGATCGGCGAACGCCTGCGGGCACGCATGACCGTGATGCTGATCGGCGAGCGCCCGGGGCTCAGTTCGCCGGACAGCCTGGGGATCTACTTCACCTATGGCCCACGGGCAGGGCTGACCGATGCCTACCGCAACTGCATTTCCAATGTGCGCCTGGAAGGGCTGAGCTACGGGCTGGCCGCGCACCGGCTGCTGTACCTGATGCGCGAAGCCTGCGTGCGCCAGCTGTCGGGGGTCAAGCTGAAGGATGAGGCGCAGCTGCAGCAGGTCGAGGGGGACGCGACCCGGCCGGCCGGGAATTTTCTGCTCGAATGA
- a CDS encoding zinc-dependent peptidase → MWSLRAWQRRRTLARYPLDAQQWQAVRERLPLLDGLSDEEDRWLREASVLFLHDKHLTSLSGLELDADQRLFLAAQAQLPLLHLGDLNWYQGFHELILYPDDFRSPQRHRDASGVEHAWDGEHSGEAWQQGPVILAWQGVLASGGWDGYNLVIHELAHKLDMLNGDANGLPPLHRDQSVQDWAQAMQGAYDDLNRQLDANPEAQTAIDPYAAENPAEFFAVTSEYFFSAPDLLHEAYPQVYQQLQRFYRQDPRARLSRLQAEHPHYRPDPA, encoded by the coding sequence ATGTGGTCCTTACGCGCCTGGCAGCGCCGGCGCACCCTGGCCCGCTACCCGCTCGATGCCCAGCAGTGGCAGGCCGTGCGTGAACGTCTGCCGCTGCTCGACGGGTTGAGCGACGAGGAAGACCGCTGGCTGCGCGAGGCCAGTGTGCTGTTCCTGCACGACAAGCACCTGACCAGCCTGTCCGGGCTCGAACTGGACGCCGACCAGCGCCTGTTTCTGGCGGCCCAGGCCCAGTTGCCACTGCTGCACCTGGGCGACCTGAACTGGTATCAGGGCTTTCACGAACTGATCCTCTACCCCGACGACTTCCGCAGCCCGCAGCGACACCGCGACGCCAGTGGCGTGGAGCATGCCTGGGACGGCGAGCACAGTGGCGAGGCCTGGCAGCAGGGGCCGGTGATCCTGGCCTGGCAGGGGGTGTTGGCCAGCGGTGGCTGGGATGGCTACAACCTGGTCATCCACGAACTGGCGCACAAGCTCGACATGCTCAACGGCGACGCCAACGGCCTGCCACCGCTGCACCGCGACCAGTCGGTGCAAGACTGGGCCCAGGCCATGCAAGGCGCCTACGACGACCTGAACCGTCAGTTGGACGCCAACCCCGAGGCGCAGACCGCCATCGACCCCTATGCCGCCGAGAACCCGGCCGAGTTCTTCGCCGTGACCAGCGAGTACTTCTTCAGCGCACCGGACCTGCTGCACGAGGCCTATCCCCAGGTGTACCAGCAGCTGCAGCGGTTCTATCGACAGGACCCGCGCGCCCGCCTGAGCCGGCTGCAGGCTGAGCACCCTCACTATCGCCCGGACCCGGCCTGA